A section of the Prochlorococcus sp. MIT 1341 genome encodes:
- the aroB gene encoding 3-dehydroquinate synthase has protein sequence MTKTGNRINVPLSDRSYEVVIGEPGLEGLGEEVKKAGFKSDTKILIVSNTDISEHYGQLCIQTLKKSNFNPKLILVDSGEKNKTLESITMIHNAAYEHQLERDSLMIALGGGIVGDMTGFAAATWLRGVAFIQVPTTLLAMVDASIGGKTGVNHPGGKNLIGAFHQPKLVLIDPMTLKTLPSREFRAGMAEVVKYGVIYDSVLFSKLEQFKFINEFSDLSNIQIEDILKRSANAKVNVVVSDELEAGQRAILNYGHTFGHAIEKICGYGNFLHGEAIAIGMVAAGTLAIQKNCWTQAEANRQLTLLKNLGLPTSWPEINFNEFWKSLLSDKKVKEGRIRFILPKGLGGAQIRDDVSKDEIMLCIKKLSNRFF, from the coding sequence ATGACAAAAACAGGCAACCGTATCAATGTTCCATTGAGTGATCGATCATATGAAGTCGTCATTGGTGAGCCTGGTTTAGAGGGGCTTGGAGAAGAAGTCAAAAAAGCAGGATTTAAATCTGATACAAAAATCCTAATAGTCTCTAATACAGATATTTCGGAGCATTATGGACAATTATGTATACAAACACTTAAAAAGAGTAACTTTAATCCAAAACTAATTCTTGTAGATTCCGGTGAAAAGAATAAAACATTAGAAAGCATTACTATGATCCATAATGCAGCATATGAGCATCAACTAGAGAGAGATTCTCTAATGATTGCACTAGGTGGGGGGATAGTTGGAGATATGACAGGGTTTGCAGCAGCTACATGGTTAAGAGGCGTAGCATTTATACAAGTACCAACAACCTTACTTGCAATGGTTGATGCATCAATTGGCGGTAAGACTGGGGTTAATCATCCAGGCGGTAAAAATCTTATAGGAGCTTTTCATCAACCTAAACTAGTTTTAATAGATCCAATGACATTAAAGACACTTCCCTCAAGAGAATTTAGAGCTGGAATGGCGGAAGTTGTCAAATATGGCGTCATTTACGACTCTGTTCTATTTTCAAAATTAGAGCAATTTAAATTCATAAATGAATTCTCAGACCTCAGCAATATACAGATAGAAGATATTCTCAAAAGGTCTGCCAATGCAAAGGTAAATGTAGTCGTTTCAGATGAGTTAGAGGCTGGTCAAAGGGCAATTTTGAATTACGGCCATACTTTTGGTCATGCTATTGAGAAAATATGTGGGTATGGAAATTTCCTGCATGGAGAAGCTATTGCAATTGGGATGGTAGCTGCAGGAACACTTGCAATTCAGAAAAATTGTTGGACACAAGCGGAGGCAAATCGGCAATTAACATTGCTAAAAAACCTTGGCCTGCCAACATCTTGGCCAGAAATCAATTTCAATGAATTTTGGAAATCACTATTAAGTGATAAGAAAGTCAAAGAGGGGAGGATTCGATTTATCCTTCCAAAAGGTTTAGGTGGTGCTCAGATAAGGGATGATGTAAGTAAAGATGAGATAATGTTATGTATCAAAAAATTAAGCAATAGGTTCTTCTAA
- a CDS encoding 5-(carboxyamino)imidazole ribonucleotide synthase, giving the protein MSSLSISTPSIHKTLIGVIGGGQLAQMLVEAAIIRDVNVVVQTGSIEDPATAKATKLVLANPIDAVATRDLVKHCKGVTFENEWINVRKLRSLEQEGATFYPALTAIEPLIDKISQRLLLQKLNIPGPKWTSLASIIDHPIELPPGWTYPVMAKATKGGYDGKGTRVIEDSNDLETLLRSVNQNHWFLESWVPYENELALVCSRDRAGTIRTFPLVETHQTNQVCDWVLAPAEVNHSVEVLAYNIACSLLTELDYVGVLGIEFFYGSKGLLVNEIAPRTHNSGHFSIEACNSSQFDQQLCISADLVPPNPELVHPGALMVNLLGLPKGNFKPLKQRLLELEALDNSFLHWYGKEKEIFARKLGHVTVLLQGKDSMSRRREAESAIQAIRSIWPPLNMNSL; this is encoded by the coding sequence ATGAGTAGCTTATCGATCTCGACCCCTTCAATTCATAAAACTCTTATTGGAGTAATTGGCGGTGGCCAACTAGCTCAAATGCTTGTTGAAGCAGCGATTATTCGTGATGTCAATGTGGTTGTTCAAACTGGATCTATAGAAGATCCTGCTACCGCTAAGGCCACAAAACTAGTTCTGGCGAACCCTATTGATGCTGTTGCTACTCGAGATTTGGTAAAACATTGCAAAGGAGTGACTTTTGAAAACGAATGGATAAATGTTCGAAAATTGCGCTCATTGGAACAAGAAGGTGCAACTTTTTACCCTGCCTTAACGGCAATTGAGCCTTTAATAGACAAGATTTCGCAGCGTTTATTACTTCAGAAGTTAAATATTCCAGGGCCAAAATGGACCAGTCTTGCTTCGATCATAGATCACCCAATAGAACTTCCCCCAGGCTGGACATATCCTGTTATGGCAAAGGCTACTAAGGGAGGATATGACGGGAAAGGAACCAGGGTCATAGAAGATTCGAATGATTTAGAAACTCTCCTACGTTCTGTAAATCAAAACCATTGGTTTTTAGAAAGCTGGGTTCCTTATGAAAATGAGTTAGCTCTTGTCTGTAGTCGAGATAGAGCGGGGACAATACGGACTTTCCCTTTAGTTGAAACCCATCAGACAAATCAAGTTTGTGATTGGGTTCTAGCTCCTGCTGAAGTTAACCACTCAGTTGAGGTACTTGCCTATAACATTGCTTGTTCCTTATTAACAGAACTTGATTATGTGGGTGTATTAGGGATTGAGTTTTTCTACGGATCGAAAGGATTGCTTGTTAATGAAATTGCTCCACGCACCCATAACTCTGGCCATTTTTCCATAGAAGCCTGTAATAGCAGCCAATTTGATCAACAACTATGCATCTCAGCGGACTTAGTCCCACCCAATCCAGAGCTAGTTCATCCTGGAGCTCTGATGGTTAATTTATTAGGTTTACCAAAAGGAAATTTCAAACCTTTAAAACAACGTCTTTTGGAATTAGAGGCATTGGACAATTCCTTTCTTCATTGGTATGGCAAGGAAAAGGAAATATTTGCCAGGAAGCTCGGTCATGTCACTGTGTTGTTACAGGGGAAAGATTCAATGTCTCGTCGACGAGAAGCTGAAAGTGCAATCCAGGCAATCCGATCTATATGGCCACCATTAAATATGAATTCCCTCTAA